One Mauremys mutica isolate MM-2020 ecotype Southern chromosome 9, ASM2049712v1, whole genome shotgun sequence DNA segment encodes these proteins:
- the ACTL6A gene encoding actin-like protein 6A: MSGGVYGGDEVGALVFDIGSYTVRAGYAGEDCPKVDFPTAIGVVLERDDGSTLMEIDGDKGKQGGPTYYIDTNALRVPRENMEAISPLKNGMIEDWDSFQAILDHTYKMHIKSEASLHPVLMSEAPWNTRAKREKLTELMFEHYNIPAFFLCKTAVLTAFANGRSTGLILDSGATHTTAIPVHDGYVLQQGIVKSPLAGDFITMQCRELFQEMNIELIPPYMIASKEAVREGSPANWKRKEKLPQVTRSWHNYMCNCVIQDFQASVLQVSDSTYDEQVAAQMPTVHYEFPNGYNCDFGAERLKIPEGLFDPSNVKGLSGNTMLGVSHVVTTSVGMCDIDIRPGLYGSVIVAGGNTLIQSFTDRLNRELSQKTPPSMRLKLIANNTTVERRFSSWIGGSILASLGTFQQMWISKQEYEEGGKQCVERKCP; this comes from the exons ATGAGCGGCGGGGTGTACGGGGGAG ATGAAGTTGGGGCTCTTGTTTTTGATATTGGTTCCTATACAGTGAGAGCTGGCTATGCTGGTGAAGACTGTCCAAAG GTTGACTTTCCCACTGCTATTGGTGTGGTACTGGAAAGGGACGATGGCAGCACCCTGATGGAAATAGATGGTGACAAAGGCAAACAAGGGGGCCCTACTTACTACATAGACACCAATGCACTGCGAGTTCCAAGGGAAAACATGGAGGCTATTTCACCCTTAAAAAATGGAATGA ttgAGGACTGGGATAGTTTCCAGGCAATCTTGGATCACACATACAAGATGCACATTAAATCTGAAGCAAGTTTGCACCCTGTCCTAATGTCTGAAGCACCA TGGAATACCAGAGCAAAGCGTGAGAAATTGACAGAACTGATGTTTGAACATTACAATATCCCTGCTTTTTTCTTGTGTAAAACTGCAGTTCTTACAGC CTTTGCTAATGGTCGATCCACAGGCCTGATTTTGGATAGTGGGGCAACTCACACCACTGCTATTCCAGTGCATGATGGATATGTACTTCAACAAG GCATTGTAAAATCACCCCTTGCTGGAGACTTTATTACTATGCAGTGCAGAGAACTGTTTCAGGAAATGAACATAGAGCTAATCCCGCCATATATGATTGCATCAAAG GAAGCAGTTCGCGAAGGATCACCAGCAAATTGGAAGAGAAAAGAGAAGTTACCGCAGGTCACGAGATCTTGGCACAACTATATGTGTAAT TGTGTAATTCAGGATTTCCAAGCCTCTGTCCTCCAAGTGTCAGATTCAACCTATGATGAACA GGTAGCTGCACAGATGCCGACCGTTCATTATGAATTCCCCAATGGTTACAATTGTGACTTTGGTGCAGAACGTCTAAAAATTCCCGAAGGACTATTTGACCCTTCTAATGTAAAG GGCTTATCTGGCAACACAATGCTGGGTGTTAGCCATGTTGTCACCACAAGCGTTGGAATGTGTGATATAGACATCAGACCA GGCCTCTATGGCAGTGTGATCGTAGCAGGAGGAAACACTTTAATACAGAGTTTTACAGACAGACTGAACAGGGAGCTCTCTCAGAAAACTCCACCA AGTATGCGGCTGAAGTTGATAGCAAACAACACAACAGTGGAGCGGAGGTTCAGTTCATGGATTGGTGGTTCAATTTTGGCTTCTCTG GGTACCTTTCAACAGATGTGGATCTCTAAACAGGAGTATGAAGAAGGAGGGAAGCAGTGTGTAGAAAGGAAATGCCCATAG